One window of Desulfovibrio subterraneus genomic DNA carries:
- a CDS encoding NAD(P)/FAD-dependent oxidoreductase has product MTNIPLAIIGSGPAGLSAGIYTARAGIDTLIIGSDPKIAGDYDIDNYFGFGETISGRELMQRGRMQAERFGASIVDERVLGLHHADYGGFHIKTNKGSYHACGLVLATGVTRVRPGIDNLAFYDGKGVSYCVSCDGFFYRGRSVIVLGEGIYAANQALELLSYTPHVSVCTQGAPLSMTDEFKERLKAAGIPIIEGRVRTLQGENGLSSVLFDDGTSKDVDGLFIAMGEASSLDFAYTLGVERNGVFLVADNEQKTNIEGVFAAGDCTGGFLQISVAVGEGAKAAKSAIAHVKKLCK; this is encoded by the coding sequence ATGACCAATATACCTCTCGCCATAATAGGTTCCGGCCCGGCAGGGCTCTCGGCCGGTATCTATACCGCCCGTGCAGGCATTGACACACTGATCATCGGCAGCGATCCCAAAATTGCCGGTGATTACGACATAGACAACTATTTCGGCTTTGGCGAAACCATCTCCGGCCGCGAACTGATGCAGCGCGGCAGAATGCAGGCGGAACGCTTCGGTGCCAGCATCGTAGATGAGCGGGTGCTCGGCCTGCACCACGCCGATTACGGCGGTTTTCACATCAAGACGAACAAAGGCAGCTACCATGCCTGCGGACTGGTGCTCGCAACGGGTGTCACCCGTGTTCGTCCCGGTATCGACAATCTGGCCTTTTATGACGGCAAAGGCGTTTCCTACTGCGTAAGTTGCGATGGTTTCTTCTATCGCGGCCGCTCGGTCATAGTGCTGGGTGAAGGAATTTACGCGGCAAATCAGGCGCTTGAGCTGCTCAGCTACACTCCCCATGTTTCCGTCTGCACGCAGGGTGCTCCCCTCTCCATGACGGATGAATTCAAAGAGCGCCTCAAGGCTGCGGGCATCCCCATCATCGAAGGCAGGGTGCGCACACTGCAGGGAGAGAACGGTCTTTCCTCCGTCCTCTTTGACGACGGCACAAGCAAGGATGTGGATGGCCTGTTCATCGCCATGGGAGAAGCATCCTCTCTGGATTTCGCCTACACCCTTGGCGTGGAACGAAACGGAGTATTTCTCGTGGCAGACAATGAACAGAAAACGAACATTGAGGGAGTATTCGCAGCCGGAGACTGCACCGGTGGTTTTCTCCAGATAAGTGTCGCCGTAGGCGAAGGTGCCAAGGCTGCAAAATCCGCCATTGCTCATGTCAAAAAGCTGTGCAAATAA
- a CDS encoding HNH endonuclease, with translation MDITYPIQSHSWELLSPTVCIKTMDKSAFLYGGSGIPKEICFFFEMTSDQPRREISLIHAGTTFTGSLEPDALDTRVRIFWRGGLDIIIKDYFPSELTRFQEDSPVEHPPLLRFTKGAEPDVFTIELISQELANNTPPVIPEDLEVAIARKEGETSTIVTTVRKRSQANRLAAIKYHGLECVVCGFNFEKFYGPLGQGFIEIHHVNPLHEKDGEREVDPVKDLVPVCSNCHRMLHRTHLTHITIPNILKK, from the coding sequence ATGGACATTACCTACCCCATTCAGTCCCACTCATGGGAACTGCTCTCCCCCACGGTTTGCATCAAGACCATGGACAAGTCAGCCTTTCTGTATGGTGGCAGCGGCATACCCAAGGAAATATGCTTCTTCTTTGAAATGACCAGCGATCAGCCAAGGCGCGAAATCAGCCTGATACACGCAGGCACCACTTTTACTGGCTCGTTGGAGCCGGATGCCCTTGATACCCGCGTTCGTATATTCTGGAGAGGTGGCCTTGATATCATCATCAAAGACTACTTCCCCAGCGAGCTGACCCGCTTTCAGGAAGACTCCCCTGTTGAGCATCCGCCGTTACTACGCTTCACCAAAGGCGCAGAGCCTGATGTGTTTACCATAGAACTCATCTCGCAGGAGCTGGCCAACAACACCCCACCCGTCATTCCGGAAGATCTTGAAGTGGCCATTGCGCGTAAGGAAGGGGAAACCAGCACCATAGTCACCACAGTACGCAAGCGCAGTCAGGCCAACAGGCTGGCAGCCATCAAATACCACGGGCTGGAGTGTGTGGTTTGCGGATTTAACTTTGAGAAGTTCTATGGTCCGCTAGGGCAGGGATTCATTGAGATTCATCATGTGAATCCGCTGCATGAAAAGGATGGGGAGAGGGAGGTGGATCCGGTGAAGGATTTAGTACCGGTTTGCTCGAATTGTCATCGGATGCTACATCGGACTCACTTAACACATATAACAATACCAAATATTTTAAAAAAATAA
- a CDS encoding type II toxin-antitoxin system RelE/ParE family toxin, translated as MNLKFKCKKTRKMYESGTSRTFHAIIKVAVRKLDMLEAAATLDDLKIPPGNKLEVLQGDRQGQHSIRINDQWRICFVWDETNKAIFDVEIVDYH; from the coding sequence ATGAACCTCAAATTCAAGTGCAAAAAGACGCGAAAGATGTATGAATCAGGAACTTCGAGAACATTTCACGCTATCATCAAGGTAGCCGTGCGAAAACTCGATATGCTTGAAGCAGCAGCCACACTGGACGACTTGAAAATCCCCCCAGGCAACAAACTAGAAGTACTACAAGGGGACAGACAGGGACAACACAGCATTAGAATCAACGACCAATGGCGAATTTGCTTTGTATGGGACGAAACAAACAAAGCTATTTTTGATGTTGAAATCGTTGACTACCACTAG
- a CDS encoding HigA family addiction module antitoxin — protein MRIKTHPGEVLREEFMVPFKLSASRLSGYLGVPLSRITEIVNEKRGVSADTAVRLAKFFGNSSEFWINLQVQHDLSKVNSEKQTEIKRIPNCHEVAACF, from the coding sequence ATGCGTATCAAGACACACCCCGGTGAAGTCTTGCGTGAAGAATTCATGGTGCCTTTTAAGCTTTCTGCTAGCAGGCTGTCAGGCTATCTAGGGGTACCGCTTTCACGCATCACAGAAATCGTAAACGAAAAGAGGGGGGTGTCTGCGGACACTGCAGTTCGGCTTGCAAAATTCTTCGGCAACAGCTCTGAGTTCTGGATCAACCTCCAAGTTCAGCACGATCTATCTAAGGTAAACTCAGAGAAGCAAACAGAGATCAAGCGTATCCCGAACTGCCATGAAGTGGCTGCCTGTTTTTAG
- a CDS encoding bacteriophage T4 gp5 trimerisation domain-containing protein, which produces MREAIRKIVLKLFPEIAAGLHLPRYARVLAVAETPQSSASGGGTCERFRPRYAVDIQILTPEGEPDAAYPVYEAVPLPVPVGCGHEAGLFGYPRTGALVVVEFAYGRPDHPLIRNVYPLGLSLPQLQAGELRWMQSEAAHQGIDADGNWTRKTDMAITDASRDRIITAVRKMESVAREIRRVTENSTERVDGVKRVEALGALRLLTAGSARLSAGDSLSLTTARDTAITTGQDALQVVGRNVRTDVRGAVTTTVAKSVTETIGAGRTVTVTADDATTVGGNATESVAGDKAVTATNMNLQCRNTLRLGAGEVSLLPLMLDVWEQVRQALEVLADHTHQNGAVPKPDQSAVVHGHAGAVGADRERLEGVSG; this is translated from the coding sequence ATGCGCGAAGCAATTAGAAAAATAGTGCTCAAGCTCTTCCCTGAGATTGCGGCGGGGCTGCACCTGCCGCGCTATGCCCGTGTGCTGGCCGTGGCGGAAACTCCGCAAAGCTCTGCATCGGGCGGAGGCACATGCGAGCGGTTCCGGCCCCGCTATGCCGTGGATATTCAGATTCTCACGCCGGAAGGGGAGCCGGATGCCGCGTATCCGGTCTATGAGGCCGTGCCGCTGCCTGTGCCGGTTGGCTGCGGGCACGAGGCCGGTCTGTTCGGGTATCCGCGCACGGGGGCGCTTGTGGTGGTGGAGTTCGCCTATGGCAGGCCGGACCATCCGCTCATCCGCAACGTGTATCCGCTTGGGCTTTCCCTGCCGCAGTTGCAGGCCGGAGAGCTGCGCTGGATGCAGAGCGAGGCCGCGCATCAAGGGATAGACGCGGACGGGAACTGGACACGCAAAACGGACATGGCCATCACGGATGCCAGCCGCGACCGTATCATCACCGCCGTGCGCAAGATGGAGAGCGTGGCGCGCGAGATCCGCCGCGTGACTGAGAATAGCACGGAACGGGTGGACGGCGTAAAGCGTGTGGAAGCGCTTGGCGCACTGCGCCTGCTGACGGCCGGTTCTGCGCGGCTGTCTGCCGGTGATTCGCTATCGTTGACGACTGCAAGAGATACGGCAATCACAACTGGACAGGATGCGCTGCAGGTGGTGGGCCGTAACGTGCGCACTGATGTGCGCGGGGCTGTGACCACCACGGTGGCAAAGTCCGTAACTGAGACCATAGGCGCTGGCCGCACTGTTACCGTGACCGCGGATGATGCCACCACAGTGGGCGGCAATGCCACGGAAAGCGTGGCCGGCGACAAGGCCGTGACCGCCACCAACATGAACCTGCAATGCCGCAACACCCTGCGCCTAGGTGCCGGAGAAGTGAGCCTGCTGCCCCTTATGCTGGACGTGTGGGAGCAGGTGCGGCAGGCCTTGGAGGTGCTGGCGGATCATACGCACCAAAACGGCGCTGTTCCGAAGCCGGATCAAAGCGCCGTGGTGCATGGTCATGCGGGAGCTGTGGGGGCGGATAGGGAGAGGTTAGAGGGGGTTAGCGGGTAG
- a CDS encoding baseplate complex protein encodes MSKFLMLDGYSLPGFGLMVQGALQIKNEDLSGETSSTSTVNKGVKPKTFTVSLRVKYEDAAALKQLTAKAEARDSGDRMRVYACVNDTVNAMGVRQVQFTERFAVNESDGPRCWDVSFTLREFQSRPEMVEQRESAAKSVTQSSAGKAVAADAGVLEDVRETAEAVAEPLTALERLLQAVDAALGGSDASGEGA; translated from the coding sequence ATGAGCAAGTTCTTGATGCTGGATGGTTATTCGCTGCCCGGCTTCGGGCTGATGGTGCAGGGCGCGTTGCAGATCAAAAACGAGGATCTGAGCGGTGAAACCAGCAGCACCAGCACGGTGAACAAGGGCGTGAAGCCCAAGACCTTCACGGTATCGCTGCGCGTGAAATATGAGGATGCGGCAGCCCTGAAGCAGCTGACGGCCAAGGCCGAGGCCAGAGATTCCGGCGACCGCATGCGCGTGTACGCCTGTGTGAACGACACCGTAAACGCCATGGGCGTGCGGCAGGTGCAGTTTACCGAGCGCTTTGCCGTGAACGAGAGCGACGGCCCGCGCTGCTGGGATGTATCGTTCACGCTGCGGGAGTTCCAGAGCAGGCCGGAAATGGTGGAACAGCGCGAGAGTGCGGCCAAGTCTGTTACGCAATCCAGCGCTGGCAAGGCAGTAGCTGCCGATGCGGGAGTGCTTGAAGACGTGCGCGAAACCGCAGAGGCCGTGGCCGAGCCGCTGACCGCGCTTGAACGGCTGCTGCAGGCGGTGGATGCCGCGTTGGGTGGTTCTGACGCCAGTGGGGAAGGCGCATGA
- a CDS encoding phage tail protein, with amino-acid sequence MATVITLAGESLIARKQAAGVPLQIDAFVLALVPGLDPDLPVDRSEGKPDAAQIVHTYQIPDEYRGYVNPNQVVYSMLLGSDLGNFSFNWLGLYSSADDVVVAISHLPEMAKWKTDTATNAAGNNLTRNMLLEFSGAQVATGITIQAATWQVDFTARMRGIDERERRSNRDIYGRACFFADAAKVVNNAGAFSLQAGTLYVEGVRAAFAAMPLEAGSLPKKVWLDVGLVQQGADMVADMAVNVLPPEQAAPDYADGVGNARYRVPLAEIAADGTVTDLRRTEGVVTDLVAYLLENGGAKEIKEHLESASPHGLPLAGGEPGQVLIKQEDGSIVWGNMSGVAVGDLCWSSTGKPSPGCVAANVKQKFVRGLYPQLVARVLADGGYLTDEAAWDAEAAAQEGSCGCYALTDTHIILPCYKHYFAAAQDGVAGKEVGDWAGDAIRNITGAVGGGGVEPIAPINAADVAQSGALTLEDPSEVGGGAPSGTGMNTIRFDASRVVPTADENRPKTVYLLPCIKVADVAVNAAQVDLLALAAQVAQINGDKVDRSEWVELVPDAVFKRPDGIIEQYGEVALPATTNVVVTLPVTFPNKIIDADFSFSTTSSIGLMGKTVSSITLRAGGAGTAYWRAIGR; translated from the coding sequence ATGGCAACCGTAATCACACTGGCGGGCGAAAGCCTTATCGCACGCAAGCAGGCGGCGGGCGTGCCGCTGCAGATAGATGCCTTTGTGCTGGCGCTGGTGCCGGGGCTTGATCCGGATCTGCCCGTGGACCGCAGCGAGGGCAAGCCCGATGCCGCGCAGATTGTGCACACCTACCAGATTCCGGACGAGTATCGCGGGTATGTGAACCCCAATCAGGTGGTGTATTCCATGCTGCTGGGGTCCGACCTTGGCAACTTCTCGTTCAACTGGCTGGGGTTGTATTCCAGCGCGGACGATGTGGTGGTGGCCATCAGCCATCTGCCGGAAATGGCCAAGTGGAAAACCGACACCGCCACCAACGCGGCAGGGAACAACCTGACCCGCAACATGCTGCTGGAATTTTCCGGCGCACAGGTGGCCACAGGCATCACCATTCAGGCCGCAACGTGGCAGGTGGACTTTACTGCCCGCATGCGTGGGATTGATGAGCGCGAGCGCCGGAGCAACCGCGATATATACGGGCGTGCCTGCTTTTTTGCCGATGCCGCCAAGGTGGTGAACAACGCGGGCGCATTCTCGCTGCAGGCCGGTACGTTGTATGTGGAAGGCGTGCGCGCGGCCTTTGCCGCCATGCCCCTTGAAGCCGGAAGCCTGCCCAAAAAGGTATGGCTGGACGTGGGGCTTGTGCAGCAGGGCGCGGACATGGTGGCGGATATGGCCGTGAACGTGCTGCCGCCTGAACAGGCCGCGCCTGATTATGCCGATGGCGTGGGCAATGCGCGGTATCGCGTGCCGCTTGCGGAGATTGCCGCAGACGGCACCGTGACCGACCTGCGCCGCACGGAAGGCGTGGTGACGGATCTTGTGGCCTATCTGCTGGAAAACGGCGGAGCAAAGGAGATCAAGGAGCATCTGGAAAGCGCATCCCCCCACGGGTTGCCGCTGGCCGGAGGCGAGCCGGGGCAGGTGCTCATCAAGCAGGAAGACGGGAGCATTGTGTGGGGCAACATGAGCGGCGTGGCCGTGGGGGATCTGTGCTGGTCCAGCACGGGCAAGCCTTCCCCCGGTTGTGTGGCTGCCAACGTGAAGCAGAAGTTTGTGCGCGGGTTATATCCGCAGCTGGTGGCGCGTGTGCTGGCCGATGGCGGCTATCTGACGGATGAGGCCGCATGGGATGCCGAGGCTGCAGCGCAGGAAGGCAGCTGTGGCTGCTATGCGCTGACGGACACCCACATCATTCTCCCTTGTTACAAGCATTACTTTGCGGCTGCACAGGATGGTGTTGCTGGTAAAGAGGTAGGTGACTGGGCCGGTGATGCCATTCGGAATATTACGGGGGCTGTGGGTGGTGGCGGTGTTGAACCTATTGCTCCAATTAACGCGGCTGATGTTGCCCAAAGTGGTGCGCTGACGCTTGAAGACCCCTCGGAGGTTGGAGGTGGAGCACCGAGTGGGACGGGTATGAATACTATAAGATTTGACGCATCCCGCGTTGTCCCCACCGCAGACGAGAACCGACCCAAAACCGTTTACCTGCTGCCCTGCATCAAAGTGGCTGATGTGGCCGTGAACGCTGCGCAGGTGGATCTGCTAGCGCTGGCTGCGCAAGTGGCGCAGATCAATGGTGACAAGGTTGATCGTAGTGAATGGGTGGAGCTGGTGCCGGACGCGGTGTTCAAACGACCTGATGGGATTATTGAACAGTATGGAGAGGTGGCACTGCCAGCAACGACCAATGTTGTGGTGACGCTGCCTGTGACCTTTCCGAACAAGATTATTGATGCAGACTTCTCTTTTAGCACAACCAGCAGCATCGGCCTGATGGGCAAAACAGTAAGCTCGATCACTTTACGGGCAGGCGGTGCCGGAACTGCTTACTGGCGCGCTATAGGAAGATAG